TGGACAAAGAGCTGTATGGACCTGACAACCACCTGGTGGAGGTGAGGCAGGAGGCTCCTGGCCACAGGCAGTAGCCAAAGAGTGATGGGGGGTGgtcctgctgctgtccctggggGGGCTCAGCTCCCCTCAGCTTGTCCTGCTGCCAGCTGGGCTCCAGCAAAGTGCTTTTGGTTGCTGGGAAGCACTGCCAGAGCCTCCTTTGGGTGATGGCACTGCTGGCAAGGCTCCTGCCTGCTGGGCTCTTCCCCTCCCTCACAGAAgtgggaggctgcagtgaggctgtggctctgagggacagccctggctcccacacagctccaaaAGTCAGGCCCAAGTTGAGTGATGATGGTGCAGAAAGGCTCCTTGGTACCTCACAGGCCTGCTGCCTTGCTGGAAGGGCCTTGGGCAGATGAAGCACTGCCTGGGAGAGGGGGATCAGGGCTTCTGGGGGGCTCCTGCAGCCACCTCATGCTTTTTCCTCAGGAAATGTTTCTGTGGTGGGGATGAGCCCCTTTCACATGCAGGGTGGTCTGTGAGTGGTGCAGGATTGATCCCACATTGATCCCAGGAGCTGTTTGAGCCCTGGACACGAAGCTCTCCAAGCTGTGACTCCCCCAGCACATCCCCTGTTATCTGTGGCACTGGCTGAGCTCTCTGCCTCCCCTAGAGCAGCAGGGGAGCCTAGAGGGGTCTGTCCTGCtcctggagctgagcagtgtCCCTTTGGTGTCTCACAGTGGCACCGGCTGCCCACGACCCAGGAGACTGATGGCTTCCAGGTGAAACGCCCCGGTGATGTCAATGTCAAGTGCACCCTGCTGCTCATGCTGGACCACCAAGTAAGGGCTGCACAGGGCAGGGCCTGGCCTGGGGGAGGTGCAAAGGAGCACACAGAgctccaggcacagcccctgcagtgGCACAAGGGTTGTGTGGGACACAAGGCACCAGCACCCCCCAACCctgtgtccccacagcccccacagtATAAACTGGACCCTCGCCTGGCTCGGCTGCTGGGGGTGCACACCCAGACCCGGGCCAGCATCATGCAGGCACTGTGGCTCTACATCAAGCACAACAAGCTGCAGGACAGTCATGAGAAGGAATACATCAACTGCAACCGCTACTTCCGGCAGGTCAGCCCCAGGGGCTGGGagcacagccccctcctccccaggaAAAGCATCCACCAGCCCCCTTTAGCACAGAAGCCCACAGTGCTGGGGgtggaagggtcctgcagagctgccccagcccctcctACAGCCGGATCCCCtggatcagggggcacaggaatgtgttcaggtggggttgggaacctcctgaggagcctccaaaccctgtctgggcagcctgggccagggctccctcagctcagcagcaaaggagcttctcctcctgtgccagtggaactcttggtgttcagtttattaccattaccctttgtcctgtcctTTGTACCACACACCAATCACTGGCCCCGTCCTCTCACCACCAGCCCCTGAGGTgtattgatcagcattgataacaACACAGACAGGCCCCTTCCCCAGGCTCTAGCTTGCATCTCTCAGCTCCCCCACAACAAACCAGGGCTGGGCAagttcccctccctcctcccatgGCCATCCCTCCCATGCAGGGCCAGCAACCCTTCTGCTTTGCCCCCTCCCAGATCTTTAACTGCGTCCGCATGCGCTTCTCCGAGATCCCCATGAAGCTGgcggggctgctgcagcacccagaCCCCATCATCATCAACCACACCATcaggtggggctggagggggggagctgtgggtgcagggGCAGAGGTGCCACCCCATCAGGGTGCAGGGGCAGAGGTGCCACCCCATCAGGGTGCAGGGGCAGAGGTGCCTCCCCATCAGGGTGCAGAGGTGCCACCCCATCAGGGTGCAGGGGCAGAGGTGCCTCCCCATCAAGGTGCAAGAAGGGAGAGGGCTCCAGCCCAAAGCAGCGGTGAGGAGTCACTTGGGAGGGGAAGGATCAGCCAAATAACTctgggggaggttttggggggcaGTCAGGGTGGTATCAGGGTGGAGGCTGAGCAGATGCACCCCCCAAACTCTTGGTTTCCCCCCCAGTGTGGACCCCAATGACCAGAAGAAGACAGCCTGCTATGACATCGATGTGGAGGTGGACGATCCCCTGAAAGCTCAGATGAGCAACTTCCTGGCTTCCACCACCAACCAGCAGGAGATTGCCTCCCTGGATGCCAAGGTGGGCTTGGTGGGCAGCTGTGTTGTGGGGGAGAAGGTCCCACAACCCCCTTTTCATCTCACCCTTTGACACATGCCCAGATTCACGAGACCATCGAGTCCATCAACCAGCTGAAGACGCAGCGCGATTTCATGCTGAGCTTCAGCAACAACCCCCAGGATTTCATCCAGGAGTGGATCAAATCCCAGAGGAGGGACCTCAAGGTAAAAGCTCCTGgtgctggcaggaagggatgaggctGAAGGGATCCCTCCTTGGTGctcagcctctgtgtgtgtgtgtgtgtgtgtgtgtgtccccaacCCTGGCTTTTGCTCAGATCATAACAGATGTGATCGGGAACCCCGAGGAGGAGCGACGAGCTGAGTTCtaccagcagccctgggcccAGGAGGCTGTGGGCAGACACATCTTTGCCAAGGTGGGTCCCTGAGTCAGGATggcagcaggggaaggggggagggtGGGTggtccctgggctgcagcccctctccttGCCTGAGCACCTGCGTGTCCTCCAGGTGCAGCAGCGGCGGCAGGAACTGGAACAAGTGCTGGGGATCCGCCTCACCTaaggggctgtgggagctgctcttcctcctcctcctcctcatcctcctccctcagcctcatgGTACTTCTGACTGGAATCAAAACACAGCACTTGCACACAAACCCTATGTGCCTGGAGGGCCTGGGAGCCCCCTGGCCTCCCCCCCCGGGCTCccctcaggcagagctcagtggAGGCTCCCCCACAACAGCCCTCTTATGCTTTTGCATCCTTTgcctcttccccagcagccctccttcctcctcctcctccttcctcctcctcctctggtcCCACAGCCCTCCTGGAGTTGCTGCCCAGCCCTCCCTGAGCCCAGCCCCTGAAGGGCAGCTTGTCCTGCCCCTATTGCAACCAAAGGCCCgtccttccctcccccagcccctggcccaACCTTTTGcactatttctttgtttattttgttgaacaggttttatataaaaaagagaaaaaggaagagagaggggggaaaaaaatagtaggAAGCATTTTGTACAGTTAATATATTGAgttcctctcctgctgcactcATGGCCTCCAGCCATGCAGTTGCTTCAGGGTGGGCTCACAAGGGCTGGCTCAGCCCAAGCTTCTTGTTTATAGCTAAGCAAGGTGTTTAGGGTGAAAGTTGTTGACAATCAGTTGATtactctccctccctcccccattcctTGACATCATTAACAACTCATCTTGTGAgctctggggagggggagaagctCTGTCCCTGGGGGCACTGAGGACAGCAGGGCAATGAGCCACAGCCGTGGGGGGGTGCAGGGAGAGAACTGGAGCTACTGGGGAAGAGGGGGAGCACGGTGCTGGGGCTGAAGGGATGGTGCCAGTCCCCCCTTGAAGTGCCTTAACCCCAGAGGCTCCTCGGGgcagagcagctgggaggggagagggggcgTTTACATATTCCAGGGTGTATGGCTCAGGGGTAcctgctctgcctctcctgtAACCTTTGGTTTTTTGGGTCTATTTTGGATATTTTCTAATAAAACCAGTTAGCAGCAgcttctttgtgtgtgtgtgtgtgctggggggctgcagcccctcccttcccccaaaTCATGTCCCAGGTGTGGCCAGGGCAGCACTTTATTGGAGGCAGCACAACCCGAGGAGAAGCCCCAGCCTCACCCTTACTTCCACAGCTTCTTGATGGACATGTTCTTCTCACTGTCCTTCTGCATCACCTGGGAAAGGAACAAACAATTTccagcccacagccctgcaaGTTGGGTACAAACAACCCCCCAAatcagcccagccctgcacagggagggcagcgtgactccatcacctcttcCACCTCATCACCAGTGTGGGGACAACCCTCTCTGACCCCACAGCTTGATTCCCTCAGAGCTGTGCAGGACACTTTGTGCCTCCCCAAAGTGGAGCTGGTGGTGGAGGAACTCCCccctttctctgcctcctccacaACACTCACCTTGGCTACAGCCATTTCAAAGTCTTCTTGCGTGACGTGCACCCGCCGCTCCCTCAGGGCGTACATGCCAGCTTCCGTGCACACCCCCTGCCAGGGAGATCAGGACACAGGGAGGTCAGAGGAcagagggagaagggagggcAAGCCCAGGggggcacacacagcccctgtgcccctcACCTTGACCTCAGCCCCCGAGGCGCCGGGCATGAGCTCCGCGATCTTGCGCAGGTTGATGCCGCGCGTCAGGTTCATCTTCCGCGAGTGGATCTTGAGGATGTCCAGGCGAgcctggaggaggaagaggaggagcaaAGAGAGCTGAAGGAATCACAGCCCCCTCCAGGGAAGAGCAGTGATAAAAGGAGAGAGGGTAACCCCAACCTACCTCCTCGTTGGGAGGGGGGAACTCGATCTTCCTGTCGATGCGGCCGGGGCGCAGCAGAGCCGAGTCCAGGATGTCGATGCGGTTGGTGGCCATGATCACCTGAGcggggaaggggagaggaggggacacAAGTGTCAccctgctggcagcacaggggccTGCCTGGGGATGGCCACCTTCCCTACCTTGATGTTCTTGGTGGCCTCGAAGCCATCGAGCTGGTTGAGGAGCTCGAGCATGGTGCGCTGCACCTCGCTGTCCCCGCCGGAGCCGCCCTCCAGGCGCGACGAGCCGATGGAGTCGATCTCGTCCATGAAGATGATGGAGGGAGCGTGTTCCCGAGCCATGACGAACAGCTCCCGCACCATGCGGGCAcctggggggcacagaggggcagggcctcacagccacagccctgcagcctgcccCTGACCCacccagcaccagctgcagagctgccccagcccctgctccagcagcttctcctggctcagggggcacaggaacgtgtccacctcctgaggagcctccacaccctccctgggcagcctgggccagggctccctcagctcagcaccaaaggagtttgtcctcctgtgccagggcactgcCCCCCTCAGCTTTCCCTAGCCCAGGccccagcaggcagctctccctgcccttaccTTCCCCGATGAACTTCTGCACCAGCTCGGAGCCCGACACGCGGATGAAGGTGCAGTCGGTGTGATGAGCCACAGCCCTGGCCAGCAAGGTCTTGCCTGTGCCTGGGGGGCCGTAGAGCAGCACCCCCTGAAACAGCCAAACAcatccccctcagcacccctgCAACAGCCACAcacccctgcagcagccacacagccccagcccagcagcacttGCCTTGGGCTGGGCGATCCCCAGCGCCTCGAAGAGCTCGGGGTGCTTGACAGGCAGCTCAATCACTTCCTTGATCTCCTTGATCTGCTTGTCCAAACCTCCAATCATCTCATAAGTGGAATCTGGGACCTTCTCCACCATCATGAGGGACACCAGAGGGTCCACTTTGTTGGGCAGGATCTTGTGCAGGGTGTAGCTGTCGTTGCGAAGGGCCACGCGGCAGTTGGGGGTCACCTGGGGCGAAGCAgagcgtggggagggggctcagcaCCCCTGGGGCAGGGTAAGGGGGGTGGCCAGGACCAGGCCTCATCACACTCACATCATTAATGTCGATGTTCTTGTCCACATCCACCACAAACTTCCCCTCTGGGTGCACCTGGAAGGCAGCAGTTGTGAGGCATTTCTCCCTCATGGCcacaggagagggagaggaggcagccAGGGAGCTCAGGCACAGCCAAACACCCtccaaccccctcccctccagcctGGGGAAGCTTTGAGCCCAGGAGATCCTTTCCCTCTGGACAAAGAGCTCTCACATCACATCTTTTGGGTGTTCCATCCCCTCTTAGCTCATGCTCACACTCACTCCCAGCCCCGTGAGGGCAAAGGGAGGGTGTCAAGCCCCAGTTGGCTCAATCTGCCCccagggctgctcagcctcaTACCTTGACAAGCACTTTCTTCTTGTCCATGGCTCTCACCACCTCACCCACGTAggagccctgctcctgcagcagctgcagctcctcccgcAGCAGGCGCACTGGGGAGAGGGAGATGTGCCCtcagccccctgccacacagccccaggcaggccaggagccagcagcccagcaggcaggagcagccccagaggcctgagagaggaaaaggaggagagtTGAGCCCTACCCTTTGCGTTCAGCTCGTTCCTCTGCGCTTGCAGGCGCCGCAGGTTCTGGCTCTTCTCGTTCACAATgagctggggagaaggaggatAAAGCTCTGCTGAGTCCCACACAGCACTGGCAGCCAGGCAGGTGCCAGGATAGTGCCCTGGAGAGGGAGCAGCCCTTGCCAGCAGCAGGGGGCTGTGGGCTCACCTGCAGCTCCTCGATCTTGGACAGGTAGTACTGCCGCAGCCCAGTGCCGCCTTTGCCCTCATCCATCTCCATCTGGGacacagcagagctcagcagcgCCGACTTTTACCCTCAGGAGCTCCCCACTGCCCCCTGGAGCCCCCAAACCTGCCTGTTCTCCTCCAAACCCGCCCGTTCCCCtcagccccagagcccccaaACCCGTCTGTTCCCCTCAGCCCCTAAACCCGCCCGTTCCCCTCAGCTCCGGAGCCCCCAAACCCGCCCGTTCCCCTCAGCCCCGGAGCCCCCAAACCCGCCCGTTCCCCTCAGCTCCGGAGCCCCCAAACCCGCCCGTTCCCCTCAGCTCCGGAGCCCCCAAACCCGCCCGTTCCCCTCAGCTCCGGAGCCCCCAAACCCGCCCGTTCCCCTCAGCTCCGGAGACCCCAAACCCGCCtgttcccctcagctcctgagcccccaaacctgCCCGTTCCCCTCAGCTCCGGAGCCCCCAAACCCGCCCGTTCCCCTCAGCCCCGGAGCCCCCAAACCTGCCCGTTCCCCTCAGCTCCGGAGACCCCAAACCCGCCCGTTCCCCTCAGCTCCGGAGCCCCCAAACCCGCCCGTTCCCCTCAGCTCCGGAGCCCCCAAACCCGCCCGTTCCCCTCAGCTCCGGAGCCCCCAAACCCGCCtgttcccctcagctcctgagcccccaaacctgCCCGTTCCCCTCAGCTCCGGAGCCCCCAAACCCGCCTGTTCCCCTCAGCCCCGGAGCCCCCAAACCCGCCTGTTCCCCTCAGCCCCGGAGCCCCCAAACCTGCCCGTTCCCCTCAGCCCCCAAACCTGCCCGTTCCCCTCAGCCCCCAAACCTGCCCGTTCCCCTCAGCTCCGGAGCCCCCAAACCCGCCCGTTCCCCTCAGCTCCGGAGCCTCCAAACCCACCTGTTCCCCTCAGCCCCCAAACCCGCCCgttcccctcagctccagagccccCAAACCCGCCTGTTCCCCTCAGCTCCGGAGACCCCAAACCCGCCCGTTCCCCTCAGCCCCCAAACCCGCCCGTTCCCCTCAGCCCCCAAACCCGCCTGTTCCCTCAGCCCCGGAGCCCCCAAACCCGCCTGTTCGCCTCAGGCACCCCCCGCGCTCCCCATTCCCCTCCCGCCGGCAGCTCCCGCGTCCCCGCGTTCCCTCGCAGCCCCTCACGAGCCTCCCCCGCTCCCCGTGGCGCCGAGTCACGGTGCCCGCCAGGCCCCGGCCGAGCACCGGCGGCAGCACGGCGCGTCCCGCGCAGCCCCGTGACGGCCGCTTCGGCCCCGCTCAGCCCCaccgcggcccggccccgccgtaCCTGCTCGGGCCCGTCCACCGCCATCTTCTCCGCCGGCATCGGGcccggctccgccgccgccgctagAGATGGCGGCCGCGCCGCTTCCGCCGCCGGCGCATGCGCAGCCACGGCCCGGCCGCCACGTTGGTGCGGTCAAACGGGATGGCGCCGCGCCGTAAGGGCCCGGAGGAGCGAGGCCGGGCCGCGAACGGGCCTCCGAGGGAGCTCCTTTCCgtccccttccccctcctcccgcccggcggcggcggggcgggcggcggcggggcgggcggcggccatGGCGCCGCTCTCAAGATGgcggaggggaaggggaagtgAGGTGGGTCCCGGCAGGCACGGCGGGAGGGCGGCGCGGGCACGAGGCCGCACCGGCACCGGCAGCAGCGGCGAGAGGGGTGAGAGGGGAACGGgacgggaacgggaacggggCTGGGGATGGAGCTTGGGAACGGGACTGGGAACAGACTGGAGATGGACTGGGACTGGGACTGGGAACAGGCTGGAGATGGGCTGGGGACGGGAACGGGATGGGAATGGGGTTGGAGATGGGCTGGGAATGGCACTGGGACTGGGACCAGactggggatgggatgggaacagGGTTGAGAATGGAGCTTGGGAATGGGACTGGGAACAGGCTGGAGATGGGCTGGGATTGGGACTGGGACTGGGATTGGACTGGGGATGGGAACAGGGttggagatgggatgggactggggctggggatggagcTTGGGAATGGGACTGGGACCAGACTGGAGATGGGCTGGGATTGGGACTGGGATTGGACTGGGAATGGGAACAGTCTGGAGATGGATTGGGATTGGGCTGGGGACAGGATGGGAACAGGGTTGGAGATGGCATGGGAATGGGGCTGGGATCAGCCTGGAGCTGGGAACAGGCTGGAGATGGGCTGGGATTGGGACTGGGACTGGGAATGGGATGGGAACAGGATtggagatgggatgggaacaGGGTTGGGGATGGAGCTTGGGAATGGGACTGGGAACAGGCTGGAGATAGACTGGGATTGGGACTGGGGACAGGAATGGGATGGGAATGGGGTTGGAGATGGGCTGGGAATGGCATTCGGACTGGGACCAGACTGGGGATGAGATGGGAACAGGGTTGAGAATGGAGCTTGGGATTGGGACTGGGATCAGCCTGGAGCTGGGATCAGCCTGGAGATGGGCTGGGATCGGGCTGTGGCTGGGAATGGGGTTGGAGATGTGATGGGTTGAGAATGGAGCTTGGGAATGGGACTGGGatcaggctggggaaggggagagcCCGGCACAGGGTAGGTGCCAGTgccctggggcacagcagggtgGGCATTGTCCCAGGGGGTAGGTGCCAGTGCCCTGGGGCCACCACaactccctgctcccctccccacagGTTGTGCTGACTGACTGACAGCAGGTCCCGGCCCCAGCATGGGCAAGAAGAGCAAACTGGGCAAGAGCCGGCGGGACAAGTTCTATCACCTGGCCAAGGAGACTGGTGAGGGCTGCAGGCTGTGCCCTGCCAGCAatgggctgctctgggcagggctgggcacgaGCTTTGCTGAGCTGCTTGGGTGTAAAGATCTGTGGGCAGTGGAGGTAAATGCAGTTGGTGTCACGAGTGGTgtcagggctcagtgctggggccactcctgcTTCACATCCTATCAATGATCTGGGTGAGGGCATCCAGGGCACCCTTAGCAAGTTTGCAGCTGGCACCAAGCTGGGTGCAAGTGTGGCTCTGCCTGAGGAAGCTTTCCAGAGAGATCCACACAGGCTGCATGGCTGGGCCCAGCTCAGTGCCATGAGTTTCAGTGAcaccaagggctgggtcctgcacttgggccacaacaacccccagcagagctacaggcttggggaggagtggctggaaagctgccaggcacacagGGACCTGTCAGTGTGGGTTggacaggaggcagcagcgtgcccaggtggccaagaaggccaagggcatcctggcttggcTCAGGAACAgagttgtcagcaggagcagggagctctgagctcagctttgctgaggctgcacctcagatcctgtgtccagttctgggcccctctctaccagaaggacatggaggtgctggagaggatccagaggctgggctaccaagctaggaaagggtttggagcatgtctcagctgaggaagggctgagggatcttgggctgttgagcctggagaacagaaggctcaggggagacctggCTCTCTCCAGCTACCTAAAAGGCAGCTgctccaggtggggttgggctgttcaagcaatagaacaagaggaaatggtctcacattgcaccagggcaggttcaggatgggtgtgaggaggaattgctttggtgccagggctgtcaggcactggaacagctgcccagggagctgctggagtccccatccctggaggggtttcagagctgggtgggtgttgcactgagggcaacgGGCTGGTGGCTGATAGGGCTGAGCCAAAGCTGCACCCCATGAGCtgagagctctgctgcagctgccaggatTCAAGCTGTGCCCCCCTGTCCCTCCCCCAGGCTTTCGCTCCCGCTCCTCCttcaagctgctgcagctcaacagGAGGTTCCAGTTCCTGCAGAGGGCTCGGGCGCTGCTGGACCTGTGCGCAGCCCCCGGCGGCTGGTGGGtgctgccctccctctgcccccacTGCCCTGCCTCCTGGGGCTTTGCTGCCCTTGTGGCTCTGACCCCAGAGGCCTCAGCTCaagctttccttcctctctgctctctccaggTTGCAGGTGGCATCTAAGTTCATGCCAGTTTCCAGCTTGATCATTGGTGAGTGCTGGGACTGGCAGGGGTGCTCTGGGGACAGGGAGCTCCACTGCAGCCCCTGGATGTGGCCAGAGCAAGAGGTTTGGGGGGGTGTTGGTAGGTGGAGAAGGTGGGTGGGGAGGCTGTGAGCCCAGTTTTGAGGAGCTGTGATGTTCATATCCCTTCCTTACCCCAGGGGTGGACTTGGTGCCCATCAAACCCATCCCCAACGTGGTGACGCTGCAGGAGGACATCACCACGGACA
This window of the Colius striatus isolate bColStr4 chromosome W, bColStr4.1.hap1, whole genome shotgun sequence genome carries:
- the LOC104563039 gene encoding 26S proteasome regulatory subunit 8, whose amino-acid sequence is MPAEKMAVDGPEQMEMDEGKGGTGLRQYYLSKIEELQLIVNEKSQNLRRLQAQRNELNAKVRLLREELQLLQEQGSYVGEVVRAMDKKKVLVKVHPEGKFVVDVDKNIDINDVTPNCRVALRNDSYTLHKILPNKVDPLVSLMMVEKVPDSTYEMIGGLDKQIKEIKEVIELPVKHPELFEALGIAQPKGVLLYGPPGTGKTLLARAVAHHTDCTFIRVSGSELVQKFIGEGARMVRELFVMAREHAPSIIFMDEIDSIGSSRLEGGSGGDSEVQRTMLELLNQLDGFEATKNIKVIMATNRIDILDSALLRPGRIDRKIEFPPPNEEARLDILKIHSRKMNLTRGINLRKIAELMPGASGAEVKGVCTEAGMYALRERRVHVTQEDFEMAVAKVMQKDSEKNMSIKKLWK
- the LOC133628451 gene encoding SWI/SNF-related matrix-associated actin-dependent regulator of chromatin subfamily D member 2 is translated as MAGRGAFPLSPLPPAAAPPPPGPGAAILRGPSPAPAAAAAPGYRAMGPAAAQYQRPGMPPGSRMPMAGLQVGPPGAPPYGAASQLRPGLPQAMMDPFRKRLLTPQAQPPLPTQRRGVKRRKMADKVLPQRIRELVPESQAYMDLLAFERKLDQTIARKRMEIQEAIKKPLTQKRKLRIYISNTFTPAKEEGEGGERVASWELRVEGKLLEDPSKQKRKFSSFFKSLVIELDKELYGPDNHLVEWHRLPTTQETDGFQVKRPGDVNVKCTLLLMLDHQPPQYKLDPRLARLLGVHTQTRASIMQALWLYIKHNKLQDSHEKEYINCNRYFRQIFNCVRMRFSEIPMKLAGLLQHPDPIIINHTISVDPNDQKKTACYDIDVEVDDPLKAQMSNFLASTTNQQEIASLDAKIHETIESINQLKTQRDFMLSFSNNPQDFIQEWIKSQRRDLKIITDVIGNPEEERRAEFYQQPWAQEAVGRHIFAKVQQRRQELEQVLGIRLT